The sequence CCGCTCGGAGCCGAGGCGGTCGAGTTCGGATTCGAGTCTCCGGATGCGCGTTTCGACCGCCCCGAGACGGTCTAGCAGGCTCGTCGACTCGTCGACGAGCGGTGTCGACGACTGCGACGACGACTGCGACGACTGCAGTGACGACTCCGACGATTGCGACGAGGCGAGCGACGACTCCGACGCTTGCGGCGACTGCGGCGACGACTCCGACGCTTGCGGCGACTGCGGCGACGACGAGACTGCGACCGTCGAGCGCGCGTCCTCGTGGGAGTCGGCAGTGTCCGTCGGCGTACCCGAGTCGACGACGTCGACTGACCGCGCGGTTCGCTGTGGCAGACGACCCTGCTCCGTCTCGCGCCGCCGCTCGGCGGTTCGTTCCTGTCGTTCCCCGGCCGGATACGTCCGGCTGTTCGGTCTGCTCACGGTACCCGTCGGAAAGCCCGATAGCGGCATAGACGCTCGTAGGTAGTGCAGTTGGGAAAAACCCGTGTCAGACAATGGTCATACTCACACAGGAACGCAAGAGTGTTCGGTCTGCTGGGTCGTCAGCGACCGAACCGACCCTTCAGTTTGGAGAGAACTCCGCCGTTTCGACCTTCGAGGTGACGGAGCACCGCGTCGGTGTCGTTGGGAACGGGTTCGGGGTCGTCGCCCGCCTCGAACGCGGCGTCGGGGTCTTTCAGGAGGTGGCCCGTCGTGAGGCAGACGACGTCCTCGTCGGCGTCGACGACACCTCGATTCCGAAGCTTCTGGAGGCCGGCGACGGAGGCCGCCGAGGCGGGTTCGACGCCGATACCCTCCCGTGCGAGCGCGCGCTGTGCCGACGTGATGGCCTCGTCGGAGACCGACACCGCGGTACCGCCCGTCTCGCGGATGCCCGGCAGCGCCTTCGGCGCGTTGACCGGGTTGCCGATGCGAATCGCGGTGGCTTTGGTCTCCACCTCGTCCCACCGCCGGACCTCGTCGGCGTCGTTCTCGACGGCTTCGACCATCGGTGCCGCGCCCTCGGCCTGGACGCCGGTGAGCTTCGGCACGTCGCGCGGGTGCAGCGCGCCGCTGGCGACGAGTTCGCGGAACGCCTTGTACAGCGCGGCGGTGTTGCCCGCGTTGCCGACCGGGAGGACGATTCTGTCGGGGTATCGCCCCTCGTCGGCGTAGAATCGTTCCAGAATTTCGAGGCCGATAGTCTTCTGTCCCTCCAGTCGGAAGGGGTTCAGCGAGTTCAAGAGGTAGGCTTCCCCGCGGGCGGCGAGCTCCTGGACGATGTCGAGGCAGCTGTCGAAGTTGCCGTCGACTTCGAGGATTCGCGCGCCGTGGAGGCTCGCCTGTGCGATTTTGCCGGCGGCGACCTTCCCCGAGGGGAGCAGTACGAGCGTCTCCAGACCGGCGCGAGCGCCGTACGCGGCGAGCGCGGCGCTCGTGTTTCCGGTGGAGGCGCAGGCGAGGCGGTCGACGCCCAGTTCCTCGGCGACGCGGACGCCGACGGTCATCCCTCGGTCTTTGAAACTCCCGGTCGGGTTCATCCCCTCGTGTTTGATGCGGAGGCGGTGGACGCCGACCGACTCCTCCAGTCGGGGCACCTCGTGAAGCGGCGTGTCGCCTTCGGGGAGACTCACCCCCTCCTCGAACGGGAGCGCAGCGTTGTAGCGCCAGACGCCGCGCTGGTCGTCGTCGAACTCGTCCCACGTCGGCAGGTCGTCGTAGCGGACCTCCAGCAGGCCGTCGCAGTCGTCGCACGTGTAACGAACCGTCTCGAACGGCGCGAACGCCTCGCCGCACTCGATGCACTCCAGCCAGATTCCGTCGTCGGCCACCTCGGGGGCCGTCTGCGACTGTCGTGAGAGCTTCAGACTCATCGGTATGGCCTGAACGCCCGGGAGGGAAAAGTCCGCAGGTTCGGGGGAATGCTGCCGAGCGGGTCGGCGTCGGTCGTCGACGCCGGCCGTCTCGCGGGAGGTGCGGCCGGCGCGAGCGTCGGCGCTACTCGCCGCCGAACTCGTCGATGCGCTCGTGGACGAGTTCGGCCCACTCGTCGAGCGCGTCGTGCAGCATCGTCTTCGCCTCCGGCAGCGGCGTCGCGGTGTACTGGTAGACGTAGCCGCCGGGGTCGAGCAGTCGGCGCTGTCGCTCGGCGAGGCCCTTCTCCAGAAGCGTCATCAGGGAGCGGTTGACGTTGCTCCTGTCTCGGTCGAGCTCCTCGGCGAGTTCGGCGACGGTGCTTCCCGGATACTCCAACAAGACGAGATACGTTCGGCTCTCGTGTTCTTGAACCCCGAAGACGCACGCGAGAACCTGCCCGAAACCGGGGTCGTCGGTCCGGACGAGGTCTTCCATCTCGGGTGTGTCGGTCATACTCGATGTATGCGGCGTCGCTGATTAAAGCCCTCCGTTACTGTCACTCTGCGTCCACGCGCCCGTATCCCATCTTCTCGATGCACGCGAGCATCTCCGACTCCTCCTCGTGTTTGTGTAGCGTCGTCGGCGTGTCGCAGTAGTACGTCGCGCCGTCGTGCCGGAGCGTCACGTCGTGGTCGCTCCCGAACATCTGCGTCGTGATGACGACACGACGACCGTCTCGCAGCGCGCTCAGAATCTCGTCTGTACTCAGTTCGCCCGCCTCTGCCCGGAGCGGTCCTGCCATCGTCCGTACGATAGAGAGCGACCGCTATGACTGTTTTCGCTCGGGGAAGAGTGCGATGGCGTCTTCGACGGTTCTCCTCGCGCCCGCCGACGGTTCAGT is a genomic window of Haloprofundus halophilus containing:
- the thrC gene encoding threonine synthase, giving the protein MSLKLSRQSQTAPEVADDGIWLECIECGEAFAPFETVRYTCDDCDGLLEVRYDDLPTWDEFDDDQRGVWRYNAALPFEEGVSLPEGDTPLHEVPRLEESVGVHRLRIKHEGMNPTGSFKDRGMTVGVRVAEELGVDRLACASTGNTSAALAAYGARAGLETLVLLPSGKVAAGKIAQASLHGARILEVDGNFDSCLDIVQELAARGEAYLLNSLNPFRLEGQKTIGLEILERFYADEGRYPDRIVLPVGNAGNTAALYKAFRELVASGALHPRDVPKLTGVQAEGAAPMVEAVENDADEVRRWDEVETKATAIRIGNPVNAPKALPGIRETGGTAVSVSDEAITSAQRALAREGIGVEPASAASVAGLQKLRNRGVVDADEDVVCLTTGHLLKDPDAAFEAGDDPEPVPNDTDAVLRHLEGRNGGVLSKLKGRFGR
- a CDS encoding helix-turn-helix domain-containing protein, which translates into the protein MTDTPEMEDLVRTDDPGFGQVLACVFGVQEHESRTYLVLLEYPGSTVAELAEELDRDRSNVNRSLMTLLEKGLAERQRRLLDPGGYVYQYTATPLPEAKTMLHDALDEWAELVHERIDEFGGE